Proteins encoded within one genomic window of Nitrospina gracilis 3/211:
- a CDS encoding transporter substrate-binding domain-containing protein produces the protein MRRKWILLFCTAMVWLSACGGEEPQTAKRTLIVATDATLPPMSFLNDQNQLAGFEIDLIDAVAKQAGFEYDLINVEWNGLFGGLITKKYDLVISSVTILEERRERMAFSVPYLQSGLSLVVQRGTQGVTSLEDVQAQDGIVGAQRATTAFFYLEDYSELNKQAYELYGHAIQDLIKGEIAAVLGESTGTLYYKNNDAAVFREIKMVGDILTEEHYGIVARKDEAELLQRVNEALNKLLADGTVARLHEKWELGQAAVVPKTIASGKED, from the coding sequence ATGCGGCGAAAATGGATTCTTCTTTTTTGCACGGCGATGGTGTGGCTTTCCGCGTGCGGGGGAGAGGAGCCACAAACAGCGAAACGCACACTGATCGTGGCGACTGACGCCACCCTGCCGCCGATGTCGTTTTTGAATGACCAGAATCAACTTGCTGGATTCGAAATCGATCTCATCGACGCGGTGGCGAAGCAGGCGGGATTCGAGTACGACCTCATCAACGTAGAGTGGAACGGACTGTTCGGCGGGCTCATCACGAAGAAATACGATCTCGTCATCAGTTCGGTCACCATCCTGGAAGAACGCAGGGAACGCATGGCGTTCAGCGTGCCGTACCTGCAAAGCGGGTTGTCGCTGGTGGTGCAGCGTGGCACCCAAGGCGTGACTTCTCTGGAGGATGTGCAGGCGCAGGACGGTATCGTCGGGGCGCAACGCGCCACCACGGCGTTCTTTTATCTCGAGGATTACTCCGAACTCAACAAACAGGCGTATGAGTTGTACGGTCACGCTATTCAGGATTTGATCAAGGGCGAGATCGCCGCCGTTTTGGGTGAGAGCACGGGCACGCTGTATTACAAAAACAACGACGCCGCTGTGTTCCGCGAGATCAAGATGGTGGGCGACATCTTAACGGAGGAGCATTACGGCATCGTCGCACGAAAAGACGAGGCGGAGTTGTTGCAGAGAGTCAATGAAGCGCTCAACAAACTGCTGGCCGACGGCACGGTGGCGAGACTG
- a CDS encoding ABC transporter ATP-binding protein: protein MIRIEGLSKSFGGKPVLQNLSLEIEEGERFVLLGRSGCGKTTLLRCIAGFEQPDAGTIYIDDQAVNALPVERRPVGFIFQRHALFPHKTVYDNIAVGPRIRGETETDIRDKIDALLAITRLTDLRHAWPGQLSGGESQRVAVARAVINRPQVLLLDEPLSALDASLRQNLRDELVEMQKAFGITFLFVTHDQEEAMSLADRMGVLEGGRLLQVGVPEELYDRPTDRFVAEFLGGVNRLPGVVESVTEGGCAVRLDGGGVMTVADVGKLKPGTPVDVFFRPEKAVLRISPDYKNGMNLLEGLLERKSFFGSHTRYRVMLKSGEAVTVQVRHGNDPALFSGTAVWVQVAAEDTLIYERDPHEAANA, encoded by the coding sequence ATGATCCGCATTGAAGGACTTTCCAAATCGTTCGGCGGCAAACCCGTACTCCAGAATTTGTCGCTGGAAATAGAAGAAGGAGAACGGTTCGTTCTTCTGGGCCGCAGTGGATGCGGCAAGACCACGCTGCTCCGGTGCATTGCCGGATTCGAGCAACCGGATGCCGGGACCATCTATATTGATGACCAAGCTGTCAATGCCCTTCCTGTCGAGCGGCGGCCGGTCGGATTCATTTTCCAGCGTCACGCCCTGTTCCCTCACAAAACCGTGTACGACAACATCGCCGTCGGCCCGCGCATCCGCGGCGAAACCGAGACGGACATCCGGGACAAGATCGACGCGCTGTTGGCCATCACCCGCCTGACGGACCTGCGCCACGCGTGGCCGGGGCAGTTGAGCGGCGGCGAGTCACAACGCGTCGCCGTGGCGCGCGCCGTCATCAACCGGCCGCAGGTATTGCTGCTCGACGAACCGCTGTCGGCGCTCGACGCCAGCCTGCGGCAGAATTTGCGCGACGAACTGGTGGAGATGCAGAAGGCGTTCGGCATCACTTTCCTGTTCGTTACGCACGACCAGGAAGAGGCCATGAGCCTCGCCGACCGCATGGGCGTGCTGGAAGGAGGGCGGCTGTTGCAGGTGGGGGTGCCGGAAGAGTTGTACGATCGTCCGACGGACCGTTTCGTTGCCGAGTTCCTGGGAGGCGTCAACCGTCTGCCCGGCGTGGTGGAAAGCGTTACGGAAGGCGGTTGCGCGGTGCGGCTCGATGGCGGTGGAGTCATGACGGTAGCGGATGTCGGGAAGCTCAAACCGGGCACGCCTGTCGATGTGTTTTTTCGGCCGGAAAAGGCGGTGTTGCGGATCTCACCGGATTACAAAAACGGCATGAACCTGCTGGAAGGATTGCTGGAGAGGAAATCTTTTTTCGGCAGTCACACGCGCTACCGGGTGATGTTGAAAAGTGGAGAGGCGGTGACGGTGCAGGTGCGGCACGGGAATGATCCGGCGCTTTTTTCCGGGACGGCGGTCTGGGTGCAGGTGGCTGCGGAGGACACTTTGATTTATGAACGCGATCCACACGAGGCGGCGAATGCGTGA
- the purD gene encoding phosphoribosylamine--glycine ligase, whose translation MKILVIGGGGREHALVWKIKQSSLVKEVFCAPGNAGTESIARNIAVSATDLDSLLAIALENRVDLTVVGPEQPLAMGIVDLFQSQGLKIVGPTAKAALIEGSKAFAKDLMKAHNVPTADFEVFEDKEAAKAYCKGRGPVVVKADGLAAGKGVFVCSNEAEAIDAVEQIMGAKTFGDSGKQVVIEERLEGQEVSLLAFTDGHMILPLEAAQDHKAAFDGDTGPNTGGMGAYSPTPIFTPELKDEVVERIMLPVLRGMQKEGVLYKGILYAGLMLTADGPKVLEFNCRMGDPETQPLMMRMKSDIVPPLKACAEGTLEKLTLEWKPEAAVCVVMAAGGYPGSYEKGHAITGIEQVASIPEAQVFHAGTKVDGGHIVTNGGRVLGVTALGADIEQAINNAYRAADKIRWESAHFRRDIGKKAVKK comes from the coding sequence ATGAAAATACTTGTCATCGGCGGCGGTGGCCGCGAGCATGCGCTGGTTTGGAAAATCAAGCAAAGCTCGCTGGTAAAGGAAGTGTTCTGCGCTCCGGGCAACGCCGGCACGGAATCGATTGCCCGCAACATCGCCGTCTCCGCCACCGACCTCGACTCACTGCTCGCCATCGCGCTGGAGAACCGGGTCGACCTCACCGTCGTCGGTCCGGAGCAACCGCTCGCCATGGGCATCGTCGACCTGTTCCAGAGCCAGGGATTGAAGATCGTCGGCCCCACCGCCAAAGCGGCGCTCATCGAAGGCAGTAAGGCGTTCGCCAAGGACTTGATGAAAGCCCACAACGTGCCCACCGCTGATTTCGAAGTATTCGAGGACAAGGAAGCGGCCAAGGCGTACTGCAAGGGACGCGGTCCGGTAGTGGTGAAAGCCGACGGCCTCGCCGCGGGCAAGGGCGTGTTCGTCTGCAGCAACGAGGCGGAAGCCATCGATGCCGTCGAGCAGATCATGGGCGCAAAAACGTTCGGCGATTCGGGCAAGCAGGTGGTCATCGAAGAACGGCTGGAAGGACAGGAGGTGTCCCTCCTCGCTTTCACCGACGGACACATGATACTGCCCCTGGAAGCGGCGCAGGACCACAAAGCCGCGTTCGACGGCGACACCGGACCCAACACCGGCGGCATGGGCGCGTACTCACCCACGCCCATCTTCACACCCGAGCTCAAGGATGAGGTGGTCGAACGCATCATGCTTCCCGTGCTTCGCGGCATGCAGAAAGAAGGCGTTCTTTATAAAGGCATCCTCTACGCGGGGCTCATGCTCACCGCCGACGGACCCAAGGTGCTGGAATTCAACTGCCGGATGGGCGACCCGGAAACGCAACCGCTGATGATGCGCATGAAGTCGGACATCGTGCCGCCGCTCAAGGCCTGCGCCGAAGGCACACTGGAAAAACTGACGCTGGAATGGAAACCGGAGGCGGCGGTGTGCGTGGTGATGGCGGCGGGCGGCTACCCCGGCTCGTACGAAAAAGGCCATGCCATCACCGGCATCGAACAGGTGGCGTCGATTCCCGAAGCGCAGGTGTTCCACGCCGGAACGAAGGTCGACGGCGGCCACATCGTCACCAACGGCGGCCGCGTGCTGGGCGTCACCGCCCTGGGTGCGGACATCGAGCAGGCCATCAACAACGCCTACCGGGCGGCCGACAAGATCCGCTGGGAAAGCGCGCACTTCCGCCGCGACATCGGCAAAAAAGCGGTAAAGAAGTAA
- a CDS encoding isoaspartyl peptidase/L-asparaginase, which produces MTGYQFALLAHGGAGSDNANSDGTDRACERGLELMQGGFTAVDAACAAVEVLENDGRFNAGVGSRRRADGSIQMDAACMDGGRHTFGAVAVVEGFQNPVHIAQALLDEPYHLLAGDGAARYATERGFTPLDESRVRSDGAKSSDTVGAVAWDGKQFAAALSTGGTGKSWRGRVGDVPLIGCGLYAGPSGAVAATGHGESIALNMTAYRAYQLLETGASSDTVLQEVLGWFEAAQDIGLLVVGAKDWAGGSNRSMAWSGLTGNP; this is translated from the coding sequence ATGACAGGCTACCAGTTCGCCCTGCTCGCCCACGGCGGCGCGGGTTCCGACAACGCAAATTCCGACGGCACCGACCGCGCCTGCGAGCGCGGCCTGGAGCTGATGCAGGGCGGGTTCACCGCGGTGGACGCCGCCTGCGCGGCGGTGGAGGTGCTGGAAAACGACGGCCGCTTCAACGCCGGGGTGGGATCGCGCAGGCGCGCCGACGGATCGATCCAGATGGACGCGGCGTGCATGGACGGCGGCCGGCACACCTTCGGTGCCGTGGCGGTGGTCGAGGGATTCCAGAATCCGGTGCACATCGCCCAGGCCCTGCTCGACGAACCGTATCACCTGCTGGCCGGGGACGGCGCGGCGCGGTACGCGACGGAACGCGGTTTCACCCCGCTGGACGAGAGCCGCGTGCGCAGCGACGGCGCGAAAAGTTCGGACACCGTCGGCGCGGTGGCCTGGGACGGCAAACAGTTCGCCGCAGCGCTCAGCACCGGCGGCACCGGGAAAAGCTGGCGCGGACGCGTCGGCGACGTCCCTTTGATCGGGTGCGGCCTTTACGCCGGGCCGAGCGGGGCGGTCGCCGCCACGGGCCATGGCGAATCGATCGCCCTCAACATGACCGCCTACCGCGCGTACCAGTTGCTGGAAACGGGCGCGTCCTCCGACACGGTTTTGCAAGAGGTGCTCGGCTGGTTCGAGGCGGCGCAGGACATCGGCCTTCTGGTGGTGGGGGCGAAAGACTGGGCGGGCGGCTCCAACCGCAGCATGGCCTGGTCCGGACTGACCGGGAACCCGTGA